The following is a genomic window from Prunus persica cultivar Lovell chromosome G7, Prunus_persica_NCBIv2, whole genome shotgun sequence.
caacaacaacaaaattgttttcaaattttctataGGTATAAATTGTCATGTGTCGCAAAAGCAGAGCCATGCTATTGTATCACCACAATGCAGTCAATTTGCATATGATTGCAGGGCAGATCAACAAATTATGCCCAGGTATTTTTGCTCATTCATTGCCATACTCTGAGGCACTTAGATACTCACCATGCTCCTCAAAATACTCTATTAATCGCTTCAAGAATGCATTACTACTCACCGTCTCAGTGTCACAGACAAGACAGCATTGCCTTCTTGCCCGTGTTACAGCCACGTTCATTCGCCTGTTGTCACTCAGAAAACCCACCTGAATATTTCAAAGttctaaaattaaattccttaTATTCTAGAATATGGTGCTAACTGAGATGTCTACTATCCAATTCTGAAAATATGCATTAGTAATAGTACCAGAGTACAAGTGTACCTCTTTTCTTGAGTTAGACCGAACCATTGAAATAATGATGGCTTCCTTTTCCCGGCCCTGGAAACCATCAACTGTTGAGATTTCCAAATCCTTTAGCTTGTCTTCATTGCTTCTCAACATTCTCAGTAAGACAACCTGCAATACATATCAGAtataagtaaaagaaaaaaaaaagacatctATGCTACTCAAGTAGCTGCATGGAAGTGAACACTTGGATTTTCATTTATCTAGAAGCTATTGTAATCCTTCACTGTATATAGAGAAATGAAGCTCATAACAAGAAGCTAATGCTTACAGCAAGGAAAAGGGCAGGTTAATACCTGTGCAGCATAAGGGGTGATAATTCCAATATCAGAAGCCTGAACACCGCTTTGAACAAGTCTCTTAGCATGGGCAATAGCCACATCAGCTTCACCCTCATTCAAAgtgctttcttcttcatccttcttttcttccatGTCACACCTGACAGATCAGCATGAACAAGCGGCAACAGTTATACATGAAGCCATTTCTTTTATTACAAATTAGGAATCCCTTTTGAGAAGATGATGCGGCATATGatctacttgtttttgtttctcacAACATTCAAAATGACTCTTTTTCATGGGACCTCATCTGGCGTTAGCCACACTACTATGGATGGAAATTTTGGAaactacaaaataaaatgtcaCAACTAACAACACTACGTGGGATTGGCATGAAATTTATATGGTTCCAAACCTCCTCCAAGAGTGATCTACAGTATtctgaaaaaacaaagaacttaGAGTATATGGCAACAATACACAGCATACCCAGCTGTATCTATTAGAAGAAGGGTTGGTTCTGTTGAAGAGGTCCCCTTTACATCCTCAAGATCCAAAAGCATATGTCCAGCAACACTTGAATGGGCTTTAATCTGTAATGATATTAAACCATATAATCCTATCACACAATCAAAGcgaatcatttttttttctttcaaaaatgaTATAAGTTCTAACACTCGGTTATTGGAAGTTCTAACACATGCTCTCAGCACCTTACTGTTGTACAGTTCCTTTGATGACCAATCCATGATGCGTTCATGCATGCGGTACTGGACAGTGAGCATAGACACGACTTCATTTCCATATATGTCTGCAAGACGTTCAAAGAGGGTCCTTCCTAAACCTTTCCTCTCAGCTTCAGCACTCTGGATGGTTGGAGGAAGCTGAAGATGGTCGCCTGCAAGTATACATCTTGAACCCTAAAACAATGAAATGTTATGTGTTTGATGACCACTCACACAAACCAACATGCATTACTATGTGCATGCATACGACATGAACAGTTACTTTATGGAAATGCATATGCAAGTTTTGGTGTTCATGCTCATTTATATGCCTTTGTATTGACTGTTACCTTTAGCAGAGCCATCCAGCATGCTATCTCAAGTGCCTGAGCAGCTTCATCAATAATCACCAAATCAAATGAAGTATTGTCCAGCTTGCGAGAAGATGCCCCAGTCAAAGTTGTCAACACCACATCTGCATTTTTTATTACATCTGTCACAGCTAGCTGCTGCCTTTTACGCTCTTCCTTTGATAGAGTCCTAAGCTCCTTCTGGATTTCCCTCCTTGTGTTCTTATCTTTGGTTCTTAACAGCTTCCCATTTAATGCCTGGAAAAATGCAATGTGCAAGCTCCTAAGGTTAAGCCATGCAATGGTCAGTGAGACTTCAGTCTTCAGCACATTAACCTCTATAATTAAGTCCCATTAAATAAATCCAAGTGTTGAGAGAGGGTGGGGAAATGATTAGGATTATGATAGGTCAAGGGTTCAATCCCTTCCAAtgtaaccaaaagaaaaatcctactaaataaataaatgctaACATGTCAGTGTGGTAAAGCATCCTTgtcaacaaaaattcaattgtaACTTTTATTTGAAACTCATACATGCATAGATTTTACAAGTTCAGGCTTCAATTTTACTCTACATAACTACCTTCATTTCCTTCCGAATGTCATTTGCCAAAGCACTATTATCCCCTCGCAAGACCTGACACCATAGAACAATGTATGGTAAGAAAAACAGGTAAACAAAAATAGGCAAGTTATAATATGATAGAGGGAGCTTCTAAAGGGAATGTCCTGAGAAAAGAAGGGACTACTTTGATGGCGTCCCCCACTCAAAGTGATCCAAAAATCTGAACAGCTCAGTTTTAGGGCCCCCAAGGTGTATCCATgtaaaaaatcaaccaaatcgAAAATCACTTAGCTATTTACTTATTATCATTACAAATGTTTAATCGTCGTCGAAACACTAAGTTTGTCTATTTATTTGATGACAATCAGATGACTAATGGtttcttatttagttgattttTACAAGGATGATCCTTTATTAGTACTTAAAAAGAACGGTTTGGATAATTTGACCACATTTCTGGGTGATCACCCATGTGATCACTTTTTTATCTAAAGGAAGAATCctatttaaaagttttttcCCTATGTGACACACACCATAATATATAAAAGGCAATGCATCTACTTTGAATCTAAAATTCcagagaatgaaaaatatgcaCATCCATGCTAACACCATCAGCAATAATAGAAGACAGAAAAGAACGGGATCTGAGATAAGAATAATAGTTGAGGTGTATTTACTAATCCCATTAGACACACAAAGATAACTAAATCCCTGATAACTTGTCAGGCATCAGTT
Proteins encoded in this region:
- the LOC18769474 gene encoding DNA-binding protein SMUBP-2, with amino-acid sequence MEGGKSITLQQFISITAPLIDLEKEAEISASITTGSSRNLDTAQKKGSTILNLKCVDAQTGLMGKTLLEFQSTKADVLPPHKFSSHDVVVLKPNKADLGSPALGQGVVYRLKDSSITVAFDDVPEDGLNSPLRLEKLANEVTYRRMKDALIQLSKGVQKGPASDLIPVLFGERTPTVSKKDVTFTPFNKNLDHSQKDAISKALSSKNVFLLHGPPGTGKTTTVVEIILQEVKRGSKILACAASNIAVDNIVERLARHRVKLVRLGHPARLLPQVLDSALDAQVLRGDNSALANDIRKEMKALNGKLLRTKDKNTRREIQKELRTLSKEERKRQQLAVTDVIKNADVVLTTLTGASSRKLDNTSFDLVIIDEAAQALEIACWMALLKGSRCILAGDHLQLPPTIQSAEAERKGLGRTLFERLADIYGNEVVSMLTVQYRMHERIMDWSSKELYNSKIKAHSSVAGHMLLDLEDVKGTSSTEPTLLLIDTAGCDMEEKKDEEESTLNEGEADVAIAHAKRLVQSGVQASDIGIITPYAAQVVLLRMLRSNEDKLKDLEISTVDGFQGREKEAIIISMVRSNSRKEVGFLSDNRRMNVAVTRARRQCCLVCDTETVSSNAFLKRLIEYFEEHGEYLSASEYGNE